GAGCAGGAGTCGAtgaggaggagtcagtgaggaggagtCAATGACGAGGAGTCAAtgaggaggagtcagtgaggaggagtCAATGAGGAGGAGTCAATGACGAGGAGTCAAtgaggaggagtcagtgaggaggagtCAATGAGGAGGAGTCAATGAGGAGCTCCTCTGGGGGAGAATCTTCCCAAAATAATAATCCAACTCAGATGCTCACTTGTAAAAAAACACCGAGGTAGAAGAGCCCAAACCTTTGGATGTGAGCGAGGTCTTCGAGAGGTTGAGGTGGCGGAGTCCTTTGCTGAGGCGACACACCTGCTGAATTAGGTTGGACACACCTGCAGCGATCACAAGAGGTCCCCTTGTTACCATCAGACCAGCGACTGGCGAGCACACAGCAGCTGGCGTGCTACCGTACCCTGGTTGTCCAGCGAGTTGTGGGACAGGTTGAGCGAGTGGATGACGGACGCAGGGTTCTCTGAGAGAGCCGCCAACATCTTCTGTGGGAAGTCTCTGTGAAGAGGGTCCACAGTTTGTTACAGAGCGAGCCCGGCGGGGTGATGCCGGGTAGCTCACCCGTCACTCATCCAGGCGTGTGGACGTATGGGAGGTAAAAGGTGCCCGAGAGGTCGCGACTCACGATTTTAACCCGGCGTTCTCCAGAGTGAGCTCCTCCAGGCTGGAGGACTTGCTGACCGTGTGCAGGACCTGctcagtgacctctgacccctaaGGGAAGAAGGAAACAGTCTCGCTAAACTCTCTTCCTCGGTAGACAAACAGGCGTCTCCTGTAGCCCCGCCTCCCCAAAACACGCTGTCAGCTCAAAGGTCCTTCCTAAGAACTTACTATCCGCAGGTCTTTGCAGTACAGCTTCGTGAACCAGGTGTTGTACGCCATCGACGCAACGATCACCGCCAGATCCctggggagaaaaagaggaaacccGAGGTCAACGAGGCGGCGTTCACTTGTGGGAGGAGTCAACGCTCtccgcccctcacctgctcTCCAGGTGGCTGAAGTCCAGCAGGTTGAACTCTCGGCTGTCCTGGGAGTGGTAGATGGTGTCCACATCCTACAGGGGCAACATTACCCATGAGCCTGTTGTGCTGCAGTACATGATCCCCCCACGTAGCCCTCAAAGCGCCCGCGGCCCCACAGCTCTTACCCACTGCACCTCCTCCTTGCAGCTGATGCCATTATAGTCGCACAGGGCGGAGTACGTCTCTGAGAAGCCTCCTGAgagaggacgggagggagggggggggcaaagaaagagaaaaaactgaATGAGACGTTTTGCACGACGAACATCTGGCAGACGTGTGTgaccgagcccccccccccccccccccggccataGCTGGTCTGCTTTACCACAGGCCCTCTGAGTCTCCACCGAGGTCTCCGAGCTGGGGGAGAACTTCCTGCTGCCCTCAGAGAGGTCGCTGTCTGAGTGACAGATGGACGGgctgcagagacgagagacCTTTACTGCTCAGATCCGTGACCACGCGAAGCATGAAACCTTCACCGCCTCTTTGGGACTTACGCAAAGATGGAGTTGTTGAATATTCGGGACAGGGCGAAGTTGACGTGTCCGACCACCTGGTTGAGGTGTTCACGAGACTCGAACCTCAGCGAGAAGCTGGACTTGTCGGTGTCGATGACGAcctggagagggggagggggacaggGGGAGGGATCTTATACTACATCACTCTTTAAATCTCCAAttcttaaaaacacaaagatattcTTTTTTATATGATAGAATTGGAGCTGAAGAGTGAACTCATCgttgttgctatggttactTTAACTTGTCATTAGATTATATCTGTGTTCCTCATACTGACAATAACAACATTAATGCATCGTGACATTCTGGTGAACGCTATATAATCATTTCTGTAATTAATCTCTTCTGCAAATCCTGAAATATGAAAATCCGGACGagtaagaataaaaaataataatccagcatctgtgacctctgacctcacctCGTCAGAGGTCACGTCCAGACTCACCTGGTGTTCGGGGTGGGACTTCAAGGCTCGGATCTCCAGGAAGTTGAAGGTAGTTTCTatctgttgtcatggaaacagtgGACGGGGTTAATATGTCGCTATGAGAGAAACAGATTGATGCTGTAACTacagacggagacggagacctTAGCGGGAGTCTTAGGCGCCAGGAAGTAGAGACGCCATGTTGTGAGGACCtggggagaagaaagggaggagaaagggaggagaaaggggggagaaagggagaagaaagggaggagaaagggaggagaaagggagaagaaagggaggagaaagggaggagaaagggagaagaaagggaggagaaagggaggagaaagggaggagaaagggagaagaaagggaggagaaagggaggagaaagggagaagaaagggaggagaaagggaggagaaagggagaagaaagggaggagaaagggaggagaaaggggggagaaagggagaagaaagggagaagaaagggaggagaaagggaggagaaagggaggagaaagggaggaaatgTAGCGAAAGATTACGGAAAAGTTCACTGCTCTGTGAAACTGGGAGGTGGTCCCAAGGGTTTCCATGGCGACGAGGAGAGGGAAACAAGTGTACCACCAGCACCTCCTCCCGCCACACCTGTAGCGACCATCGTGCTGTTTTCACAGAGGTGCGACAGACcctgttaacccccccccccccctccccgctgacTTCCCTTCACTACaatagagacacagagacagacagagggagggagggggagagaaggggagagactGGGAGAGGGAGGCGGCTCACCAGTATTCTGTCCTCCGTTCGGCCACTTTTGGCGTCCAGCTTGATTCCGTGGAGGAACTTGATGGAGGATTTATCGATGGTCCTCCGGACGCTTTCTGGGGATGAAACACACGTGAGCAGGTTTTGTTAACGAAAGAAGTCCAGGAAGTGGACGTAGTGGTGGACGTAGTGGTGGACGTAGTGGTGGACGTAGTGGTGGACGTAGTGGTCCTTGGGTGGAGTCCATCAGCTCCCTGTCTGAGTTGATATCGACGGGATGAGATCAATCACACCGCCCTGTGACCTTTGGGAGGAGGAGCCTCTCCTCGCGTCCGGCATGTCAGATGACCAAATACCGATCCAGTGAAGCTCCCCAGGATTCTTAGATGAGGGGGGTCACAATGCTCTGGGGTCCCCCACTCCGGGACCTCTCACCTCCTCAATTAAAGGGCATTTTAGTTTCATGACCAACTTGATGATCATCACATTTATTCTATATGTACTATAATAGTGTCCCGCCCCCTCCCGTCCATCAGgtggcggggggcggggctccaTCAGATGAATTGAGCCATCAGGAGTCATCAACGCAGCGGTACGCGTGCACGCGCGTCTGTACGCGTGCGTTCGCTACAAAGGCCGCGCGGGGACTTTGTCGCTGTTAGAGAAACATTATTATCAAACTGAACATGAAACGGCTGGTCTGTAGCTCACGCACGCGCaccgtgcacgcacgcacgcacggcgCTCCGGCCGGTAACGGGGCCGCGGGGGGGAACCGGGACGAGACGCTCCGGGTTCCGGTCCAAAGGGAAACCGGCATCTCCGCCACGCCCCTTCCCCTCGGTGGCCTACAGGGGAGGGTCTATTACCTGATCCCCCCCGCGGGGGCACATTTACCGCTAATGGGGGGCTGAATAACGcgcatcaacccccccccccgacagcgaGGACAAAGCCGAGTCCGGAGAGAGGGACCGGGAAGCTGCAGCGCGGGACCGACGTCGGTTCCGTCGCCCGCCTGCAAAAGAAAAGCATCCCGGACGCgccggagggggggagaaggaagggggagacggggggagagggggagacggggggggggggggggggtctagggGGGGTCCAACCGGATGAACAGAAAACCGTCCGTCTTCACCCACCTGTCATTTCTTTGCTCGCACCCACGAAACCGGAGGCAGTGATCTCCTTGGTAGCCATGTCGGGTCCTCTCGCCTatcgcctctcctcctcctctctcctcctctcccccccctcccctcccctcccctctctctctctctcagtaaTGGAGAAGaagccctccctctctctctctctctctctccagcattCCAGCATCCGACTACCCAACGCGTTTCCTGGAAGAAGccctgtgatgatgatgatgatgatgatgaggtgtgtgtgtgtgtgtgggggggggggttcatcgcACACTTTAAAATATGGAAGCATACTGAGGCTATTTTCTTAAAAAAtgtagtgtatatatatatatatatatatatatatatatatatatatatatatatatatgcagataTGAAATACCAGTGTTTTAATAAATCCTGTTTCATTGTTATAAAGTGTCTCCTTACACGCGGCGAGTTGTTCTCTTTCTGTTTCAGTgaggttcatcctctgggaaccaCGCATGTGTATAAAACATCACCTATTCAAAGGTTAAAGGTATTTCAGTCTGAATCAAAGTGGACGAACGGATATATTGATCCAGAGAcgtaacggggaaaataagaaaAGCACAAATGAATAATAAGGAAATGAAGAGAAATGATTTGAAGATGAATGAAGACAGCAGCAGCGTGATAATGGAGGGAAGACGGGGAATGAATCGCTGTGGCCGCTCGCCTGCACGATGGCGTTAATCACCTCCACCCTGCTCTGGCCTCCCCAGAGGCTCCGCCCATTCGCTGGCTGGCGGAGGAAGGAAACGCCTCCACCGAGATGGACTCAGTCAGAGGACTTCTGCCTCACACTCGCTCCTTGTCCCCTTTGGAGATCCACACAACGTGGAGGGATGGACGTGGTCctggtctcctctctgctgggtGAGTCTCGGTCCAACATGGAGAGAGTCTTGTTGAAGACGAGGGAGCGTCAGAGAAAAGGTCCACAGATCTTTTCACTTCTGCTTTACAGAGTTAAAGGTTTTACTCAGGAGATTTATTCTTTGCTTCACATCCGAAAATACTGTCAGCTGACCAAAGTAATGCGTTGATTTAGATTCAAAAGCCATGAATGTAGCGGAGgagaagtttgtgtgtgtgtgtgtgtgtgcgtgtgtgtgtgtttgtgcattccTTGTGTTCCCATGGGGACAACAGAACAAACTGTCATTAAGCTGCAGGAAGCTGTGTGCCACTCGGAGGAATGTGTCATCACAGTTACAGACCTCATGAGACACTTCAGGGCCTCCAAGACGGAGACGAGATGGAATCTGTGGAGATTAGATGAGGACATGATTACGTGAGGGGAAGAGGACACAGGTTTATGGGACGAGAACATGAGCGCATGGAGACATGAGGAGACGTGTCTGTGAAATCATTTCTCTGTATTCCAGGTGCACTTGTTCTCCAGGTGGCTCCATCTGAAGGTACTgaagaagagagacacacacatgctcccaAAGCACGAGACACGAAAAGCCCCTAACGGCGTCCCCCCTCCCACAGAGACCCTGAAGGTCAGCGTGTGGCCTCCGGGGTCAAAGGTCTTCCTCGGTGAGAGCGTGTTGCTGCTCTGCACCGTGGAGTCCGGCTCCGGGTTCCAGTGGAGCTTCAACTGGTCTGAGCCCGCCGCGAACCCGGACCCCCGGCACCGGGTCTCGGGCGACAGCTACTTCATCGCCGCGGTAACGAGGGAGGACGCGGGCGCGTACCGGTGCCGCGCCGACGGGCGGAGGAGTGGCGCCCCCTCTGTGGCGCTCCTCGCCCCGCCGGCCGTGCTCAGCGTGTCGGGTGCTGCTTTTAATACTTCTAATATTCTAGTAGCTTCTTCAAGTCAGTGCTGGAAATCCCTGCAGCATGTGAATGCATCACGGCGTCATTAAAGCCCCAAAGccactctgacctctgaccctttaTGATGCAATCACACGCCGGCTcacgcacgcatacacacacacacacacacacacacacacacacacacacacacacacacacactttaaaaacaaGTGACAACAAATGTCACAAATGTGTTGTTTGAACATAGAAACAGGTCAATACGTTCTAGTATGAAACACAAAGGAACCTGAAGGGATGCGACTCATCCTCTGGGGGCCGTGAATGTCTGTAGAAACGTCCTCCGTCTGTCTCCTccagagcgcccccccccctccctcctgactCCCAGCAGCAGGCAGCTCTTCAGAGGGGAGGTCTTCACCGTGCGCTGCCCCCCGGGCTGGAAGCTGAAGACGAAGGggagcaaagaagaagaagagcgcaCGCTCACCACCAGCCCCCgctcaccagcagggggcgctgtggcAGCCGATGACCCCGGAGAGCGGGTGCTGGCGGCCGCGGGTGGGGGGCTGTACTGGTGCGAGGGCGCGGGGGGGCGCAGCGACGCAGTCCACATCGCAGTGAGCGGTGAGTGACGAGAGCATCTGGTGTGTTTGGGCCTCGTGGGCCATTTGCATAAAAATGGGCCAATTATGCACCAACTTGCACCAGAATGTTACCTCATTTACATAAATGGAAAAGAAGCAGAGTACCGGGCggcaaatgttctttttatctGCGCAATTCTAACAGCTTTTAACAATTCTGTTGGTCCACTGACGTCTTCTCCCACCCCTGTCCCACAGATGGGGGCGTCGTCCTGCAGACTCCCGCTGTCCCCGTTGTCGAGGGCGACAAAGTCGTCTTGCGTTGTCGGTACCGGGCGGCCGCTGGCGGTGGAACAACCTTCTTTAGGAACGGAGTGGAGGTCGTGACCTTCGGCTCCTCCGGCTCGGACGCAGGCGTGAACGTGAGGATGGAGAACGTGAGGATGGAGAACGTGAGGATGGAGAACGTGAGGATGGAGAACGTGGCGATGGAGAACGTGACGATGGAGAACGCGGCGATGGAGAACGCGGCGAAGGAGAACGCGGCGATGGAGAACGTGACGATGGAGAACGTGACGATGGAGAACGTGACGATGGAGAACGTGACGCGGGTAGACGAGGGTTTCTACAAGTGTGCGACCCGGGACGGAAGCATGGAGAGTCCTGAGAGTTGGTTGTCAGTGAGACCTGGTCCAGGTCAGATGTCCGgctttaataatattaatatttaatatttaataatatagcAATATTCACTATTGTGCTTTGTGTAAAATGTGGACTGTTCTGTCTTTCAGGGTTAAACTCCACGTCGACAGATGGCGCTGGAGGTGACATAattttgttttgtcaattaaatatatttagagACAATTCTTGATGATAGTAGTAATTATTAAATTGTAAAACATGGTGGTGACCAACGGTTCTCAAAAGTTgcttcacgtgttaaagctgcattctctgtagtgaccagcagggggcgactcctctgctcccatagacgtctatgaggaaatgactctacttctctgtagtgaccagcagggggcgactcctctgctcccatagacgtctatgaggaaatgactctacttctctgtagtgaccagcagggggcgactcctctgctcccatagacgtctatgaggaaatgactctacttctctgtagtgaccagcagggggcgactcctctgctcccatagacgtctatgaggaaatgactctacttctctgtagtgaccagcagggggcgactcctctgctcccatagacgtctatgaggaaatgactacttctctgtagtgaccagcagggggcgactcctctgttcccatagacgtctatgaggaaatgactctacttctctgcagtgaccagcagggggcgactcctctgctcccatagacgtctatgaggaaatgactctacttctctgtagtgaccagcagggggcgactcctctgctcccatagacgtctatgaggaaatgactacttctgtgtagtgaccagcagggggcgactcctctgctcccatagacgtctatgaggaaatgactctacttctctgtagtgaccagcagggggcgactcctctgctc
This Gasterosteus aculeatus chromosome 8, fGasAcu3.hap1.1, whole genome shotgun sequence DNA region includes the following protein-coding sequences:
- the LOC120824110 gene encoding uncharacterized protein LOC120824110, whose translation is MALITSTLLWPPQRLRPFAGWRRKETPPPRWTQSEDFCLTLAPCPLWRSTQRGGMDVVLVSSLLGALVLQVAPSEETLKVSVWPPGSKVFLGESVLLLCTVESGSGFQWSFNWSEPAANPDPRHRVSGDSYFIAAVTREDAGAYRCRADGRRSGAPSVALLAPPAVLSVSERPPPSLLTPSSRQLFRGEVFTVRCPPGWKLKTKGSKEEEERTLTTSPRSPAGGAVAADDPGERVLAAAGGGLYWCEGAGGRSDAVHIAVSDGGVVLQTPAVPVVEGDKVVLRCRYRAAAGGGTTFFRNGVEVVTFGSSGSDAGVNVRMENVRMENVRMENVRMENVAMENVTMENAAMENAAKENAAMENVTMENVTMENVTMENVTRVDEGFYKCATRDGSMESPESWLSVRPGPGLNSTSTDGAGEPWKWILVSCGLSLLLVPLLVCLVRHRCRRRPPSSRQKLQGAELPATKPDASEVQWDLSWMEMSDLLDEHSLSGTQRSQS